Proteins encoded within one genomic window of Brassica rapa cultivar Chiifu-401-42 chromosome A09, CAAS_Brap_v3.01, whole genome shotgun sequence:
- the LOC103840432 gene encoding pyruvate dehydrogenase E1 component subunit beta-2, chloroplastic: MSAIIHGAGAATALTTFHSKKLVARSRTNLPGRSKRCIVASGSDDGSKSFGSSSSLSLRHSHKLIPNNAVATKVDTSATTGHELLLFEALQEGLEEEMDRDPHVCVMGEDVGHYGGSYKVTKGLADKFGDLRVLDTPICENAFTGMGIGAAMTGLRPVIEGMNMGFLLLAFNQISNNCGMLHYTSGGQFTIPVVIRGPGGVGRQLGAEHSQRLESYFQSIPGIQMVACSTPYNAKGLMKAAIRSENPVILFEHVLLYNLKEKIPDEEYICNLEEAEMVRPGEHITILTYSRMRYHVMQAAKILVNKGYDPEVIDIRSLKPFDLYTIGNSVKKTHRVLIVEECMRTGGIGASLTAAINENFHDYLDAPVMCLSSQDVPTPYAGTLEEWTVVQPAQIVTAVEQLCQ, from the exons ATGTCTGCGATAATCCATGGAGCTGGAGCTGCTACGGCCTTGACGACGTTTCATTCCAAGAAACTCGTTGCTCGATCTCGCACCAATCTTCCAG GGAGGAGCAAGAGATGCATTGTCGCTTCTGGATCTGATGACGGGAGTAAGAGCTTTGGCTCTTCTTCTAGCCTCAGTCTTCGTCACTCTCACAAATTGATTCCTAATAATGCTGTCGCG aCCAAGGTGGACACATCAGCGACCACGGG ACATGAACTACTGCTTTTCGAGGCTCTTCAGGAAGGTCTGGAAGAAGAGATGGACAGAGATCCACATGTATGCGTCATGGGTGAAGACGTTGGCCATTACGGGGGCTCCTACAAGGTTACCAAAGGCCTTGCTGATAAGTTCGGCGACCTCAGGGTTCTCGACACTCCCATTTGTGAAAACGCATTCACCGGTATGGGCATTGGAGCCGCCATGACTGGTCTAAGACCCGTCATTGAAGGTATGAACATGGGTTTCCTCCTCTTAGCCTTCAACCAAATCTCCAACAACTGTGGAATGCTTCACTACACATCTGGTGGTCAGTTCACAATCCCAGTCGTCATCCGTGGTCCCGGTGGAGTGGGACGCCAGCTTGGCGCTGAGCATTCGCAGCGGCTGGAATCTTACTTCCAGTCCATCCCCGGGATCCAGATGGTTGCTTGCTCCACTCCTTACAACGCCAAAGGCTTGATGAAAGCCGCGATAAGAAGTGAGAACCCTGTGATTCTGTTTGAGCACGTTCTGCTTTACAATCTCAAGGAGAAGATCCCTGACGAAGAGTACATCTGTAACCTTGAAGAGGCTGAGATGGTCAGACCTGGAGAGCACATTACCATCCTCACTTACTCGAGGATGAGGTACCATGTGATGCAGGCAGCTAAAATTCTTGTGAACAAAGGGTATGACCCTGAGGTTATCGACATCAGGTCGCTGAAGCCGTTTGATCTTTACACGATTGGGAACTCGGTGAAGAAAACGCACAGGGTTTTGATAGTGGAGGAGTGTATGAGAACCGGTGGGATTGGAGCTAGTCTTACGGCTGCCATTAATGAGAACTTTCATGACTATTTAGATGCTCCGGTGATGTGTTTGTCTTCTCAGGACGTTCCTACACCGTATGCTGGTACTCTTGAAGAGTGGACTGTGGTCCAACCGGCTCAGATCGTGACCGCAGTTGAGCAGCTCTGCCAGTGA
- the LOC103840430 gene encoding nudix hydrolase 25: MENLPPGYRPNVGVCLINSDNLVFVASRLNVPGAWQMPQGGIEDGEDPKSAAMRELQEETGVVSAAIIAEVPTWLTYDFPPAVKAKVNRLWGGEWHGQAQKWFLVRLINDEDEREINLANNEADSEFAEWKWARPEEVVEQAVDYKRPTYEQVIKTFGSYLNDPGRAAKCKSAKW, translated from the exons ATGGAGAATCTACCTCCTGGATATCGTCCCAATGTTGGTGTTTGTCTAATCAATTCAGATAATTTG GTATTTGTAGCTTCAAGATTGAATGTTCCTGGAGCATGGCAGATGCCGCAG GGAGGGATAGAAGATGGAGAGGATCCAAAGTCAGCAGCCATGAGAGAGTTACAAGAAGAAACTGGAGTCGTTTCAGCTGCAATCATAGCTGAG GTTCCAACTTGGTTAACATATGATTTCCCACCGGCAGTAAAAGCAAAGGTTAACCGGCTCTGGGGCGGTGAATGGCATGGTCAGGCGCAGAAATG GTTTCTAGTGAGACTGATAAACGACGAGGATGAAAGAGAGATCAATCTAGCTAACAACGAAGCGGATTCAGAGTTTGCGGAGTGGAAGTGGGCGAGACCGGAAGAAGTGGTAGAGCAAGCAGTTGATTACAAAAGGCCAACCTACGAACAAGTCATTAAGACTTTTGGTTCTTACTTGAATGATCCAGGAAGAGCTGCTAAATGTAAATCTGCCAAGTGGTGA
- the LOC103840428 gene encoding protein TIFY 5A, translated as MEKNCDLELRLFPTSSCITDSDNSVVESRSSGNSLPKEEETQRLTIFYNGKMCVYSNVTHHQAKSIISMAGREMEEKVSSNVSDPRNRSTRLNNYHQQLPNPKASMKRSLQSFLQKRQIRLQAASPYHQHSRR; from the exons ATGGAGAAGAACTGCGACTTGGAACTTCGTCTTTTTCCAACTTCTTCTTGTATTACCGATTCAGATAACTC TGTGGTAGAATCAAGAAGCTCTGGAAATTCATtaccaaaagaagaagaaactcagAGATTAACAATTTTCTACAATGGAAAAATGTGTGTGTATTCAAATGTTACTCATCATCAG GCTAAATCGATAATATCGATGGCGGGCAGAGAAATGGAAGAAAAGGTATCTTCAAACGTGTCGGATCCTAGAAATAGGTCGACCCGATTAAATAATTATCATCAACAGCTTCCAAATCCAAAGGCTTCTATGAAAAGATCTCTCCAAAGTTTTCTTCAGAAACGGCAAATTCGACTTCAAGCCGCTTCACCTTACCATCAGCATTCACGACGATag